TCTGGCTGTTTCACGGCGCGACGAACCACCAGGGGCTGTGGCTGTTCCTCATCCAGGTCGAGACGACCGACGCGACGTCGGCGTTCGGCTTCCGGACGATCGGCACCTGGCTCGCCCACGTCGCCAACCCCCACGAACCGCCGCCCGCGTGGCGGGTCTCGATGAGAAAAATACCGTGGGGAATATATCCTTCGGACGATGGCGGGCGTTCGTCGGGCGAGCCCGCTGACGGCGATGCCCGGCGAACCCTGCATTTCGGTTCCTGGGTGACCCGGGTTGGAGACGAACTGTACGTCTACGGCGTCGACGAGCGGCTTGGAAAGCGGGGGATGATCGTCGCGAAGGTTCCCGTTTCCCGCATCGGCCGGTTCGACCGGTGGCGGTTTCTCGGCCCCGACGGCTGGGTGAAGGATTTCCGGGCCTGCCGGACCCTGGCGGATGACATCACCACCGAATACTCGGTCACGCCGATGAAAAACGTGCCTGGAAAGGGCGAGCCTCGCTACCTGCTGATCCAGTCGGCCGGGAACCTTTCGCCGGATATTCTTGCCCGCGAAGGCCCTTCTCCCGTCGGGCCCTGGAGCGAGCCGCGCGTCATCTTCACCTGCCCCGAACCGGCCCGCCGGCAGGAGGTGTTCACATACGCCGCGAAAGCCCATCCCGAGCTTTCCGATGAGGCGGGGACGGTCATTTCCTACGTGGCGAACTCGGTGCAGTTCAAGGACCTCGTCGACCACGCCTGGATCTACTGGCCCAGGTTCATCCGGCTTCCCGCCGAAACCAGGTTTTCCGGCGATTGATGCGGCGGGGAAGTTGTACTATGATGGGGCCGGCCCGGCTGATTTCTGATTGATTCGGAGCGAGGTGCGAGATGACGCAACGGATGTCCATGGAGACCTGGGAAGAGGCGTTCGAGAAAATCTGCGAGGAAAAACTCCAGGAAGAGCCCCTGTATGATTATATTCACCTGTATAAAAAAGGCCTGAGCCCCGAAAAGGCCTTTCTCGCCTACCTGAAGGAAAACCCTGACTACGAGGAGAAAATGCAGGAGCTTCTCGACGAGAAGGAGGAGGCGGAAATCCCGCCGATGGATCCCGCCGAACTCGCCCGGATCCAGGAAAAGGTGAAACTCCGGCAGGAGGCCATGGAACGGCTGAGCCGCTACTGCCCCGAATGCGCCCGCGACATGGCCGGCAAGAAAGTCTGCAAATGCGGCTACAAAAAGAAAAAGACCGGAGCCCTCTGAATCGCACCTGAAAAGATCATCCGCAGATGACGCATGTCGGACGAGATGCCCCGGGCGCCATTTGAGTGTATAATAATTCACATATAATGATGGAGGGGCGGGTTTGAAACCCGCCCCTCCAGGCAATTACGGGATTGTGAAAGGTCAGTCGAGCGAGCGGGTCGAGCCTTCGCCGAAGGTGACGCTGAAGATCCGGTTTTCCTCGACGGCCCTGAGGCTGAAGAAGGTCACGTCGATCTGCGGGTTGACGAGCTTGCCGCCGAGCAGATGCTTCTCGTAGGCCTTGGGCTTCGACTCCTTGAACTCGGCCCAGAGTTTGGTGTCGGTTTTCCCCTTGATGGCGGCGACGGCGTTGCGGATGTTCGGGAACTTCTTCTGCTGAACCGTCGAGATCGTGCTTTCACCGGCATTCGGATCGCCCTTGCTCGAATAGACGGACTGGACGATCACGTCCTTCACGAAGTCGCCCTCGTAGGGGCCGCTGGAAAGGAACGCGGTGACATCCTTCTCGAGGCCGGCAAACACGATGGTCACCGTGTATTTCTTGAAGAAGACGATGCCGTTGGCCACCTTGTGCTTGAAGAGAATCTCGCCTTTTTCCCAGCTCTTGATGAGCCGCTCGATCGTCGTGACCTCGCGATCGAGCGCCTCTTCGCTCTTGCCCTTCACGACCACATACCCGTAGGTCGCGGCGTGCACGGCGCCCGTGACGAAGAGAGCGAGAAGGATGGCAATGATAAGCCTGAAGGGCGATTTCCCGAACATGTATTTTCTCCCTGATGATGAATTTCGTTCAATTGTACGGAAAAATCGCGAAACCCACAAATTTCACGTCGAAATTGCGTGGAATGCGCGTTTTCGGACTCGTCATCTCCCTTCCGAAATTGACATTCCCGGAGGGGGGGATACGTTTACATCAAACGAATGTTTTTCCCGCCCCCGGAGCACAAGAGTGTCCGCGTTTCATTGAGAGGAGTCTTATATGGAAAAACAGATCGGTGTTTGGGTGGACCACAGAAAGGCCGTCATCGTGACGATCTGGGAGGAAAAGGAGACGGTTCAGATCGTTCGTTCGTCGCTCGAGACGACGGGCCATCCCCTGGGCGTTGCGTCTCAATACGGCGGCCAGGACATGCAGGCCGATGACACCCTCCAGAGACATTCGGCCACGTATCTGAAAAAATTCTATGCCGACATTGCATCGTATGTGAAAAATGCAGATTCCATCATGCTGATGGGACCCGGCGAAGCCAAGATCGAACTCCGCAAGAGCCTCGAACGCCGGATGATGGGCGACAGGATCGTCGACGTCATGCCGGCCGACAAACTGACCGAGCGCGAAGTCGTCCTCAAGGTTCGTGCCTACTACGCGAAATCCTGAAGTGTTCGCCCCGGGGCGGGAACTCTTTTGAAGGGGGCCGGCGGGCGAATTGCAGGCCCGGCGGCGTAGGGGCGGATCGTGATCCATCCGTGTTTCCCAATGCCGAATGCCGTTCGCGAAAATTTCGCGGGAAATGGTATAGTGCTTTCCGGGAGTTGTTCGCGGGTTTCTGCTGCCTGCGGAATGCCAGGGAGGAAACGATGACGCATACGGAACATCTGCTGGGCGAGTTCGTGAAGGCACTTGCGTTTGCCGCGGGGAAACACCGGAACCAGCGCCGCAAGGACGCCGAGGCGTCGCCGTATATCAATCACCCCATCGCTCTCGCGGACATTCTCGTCAACGAAGGCGGCGTCACCGACGGCGTCGTTCTCTGCGCCGCCGTTCTGCACGACACGATCGAGGATACGAAGACGACCGTCGAGGAGCTGAAAGAGCAGTTCGGCCACCGCGTGACGTCGATCGTTCTCGAGGTCACCGACGACAAGTCGCTCGACAAGGACGTCCGGAAGCAGAAGCAGATCGAGCATGCCCCGCACATTTCGCGCGAGGCGAAGCTGGTCAAGCTGGCCGACAAAATCTGCAACCTGCGCGACATTCTCGCGTCGCCACCGGCCGGCTGGCCGCCCGAGCGCAAGCAGAAGTATTTCGAGTGGGCTGCGAACGTGGTCGCCGGCCTGCGTGGCGTTCACCCGGGCCTCGAAGCCGTTTTCGACGGCCTGCTTGCCCGACGGAACGAACTGGGGTGACGGGGCCGGCCCCCATCGCCGGAGGCATGAACGATGGAAGGATCACCGAAACCGAATTCCGACCCGGAAAAAGACCTGTTTGCCCGTGACGAACGGGGCCGGACGCCGCTTTTCCGCGCGGCGGAGCAGGGCCTGAAAAAAGAAGTCGAGGAAATGCTCGACAGCCTGAGGGGAACCGGTTTCTGCCCGCCGCGGCTCGGCCTCATCGAGATTCGCGACGCCGACGGTTTCACGGCCGCCGACGCGGCGGAGCGGAACGGCCACGCTGAGATCGCGAAACTGCTGCGCACCGAGGCCGCCCGCATGGAGTTCTTCGAGTAAGGCTTCCCGAGCGGCTTCCGGTGGGATCGAACACTCTTCGCCCTCGAGTCCTGCAGAATGAAAACCAACCGTTCGCCCTGAGCCTGTCGAAGGGCGAGGCTTCTCGTGCTTCGACAGGCTCAGCACGAACGGGAACGTAACATTGGCCCTTGCTTCGCAGGGTTCAGGAAGAGCCCCATTCAGAATTGAATTGGGCTCTTGTAGGGCAGCAAGACCTTCTCTTCGACGGAGACGAGCCGATGGGGAAAGGCGCGGTTCACCGTCCAGACGATGCGCTTGATGCCGGTCCATTCGTTGAAAACGTGGTATTCGACGCGCGCTCGGTCCCCCTCCAGCGTGACGCGTGGCCGGAAGTCGATCGTGCGGCCTTTCTCCGCCTCTTCTTTTTTATACGCTCCCAGAACGCCGTCGAATGTCCGCTGATCGAGAATCGGCAGGAACATGTAGTAGACGGCGTGCCAGTGAATGTAGAACTGCTCCCCGATCAGCACCATGATTGCCAGCTGGAGGAACCCGTCGGGCGTGCCGTCGGCGACAATGCTGCCGAGATACACCGGGTCGTACCGGCTCGCGTCGCCGATAAAATAACGCTTTGGATATATCTTTTTGAATTCGGCGAAGCTGGGAAAGGCCGCCTGGTCTGAAGGCCGCGCATACAGGACGGGATGGCCGCCGAGTTCCTGGTAATCGTAGACGAAGTCGAGGACCTGGCCTGAGGCGATGCCCAGGCGGGGAAACAGCGCCAAGAACTCGTTGGGGTCATACCCGCCCTTGTCGAGCGCCCCGCCCTTCTTTGTGAGAGCCTTCGGCGTCGGCTTTCCGTGCAGCTTCTGCGCTGCTTTCAGGATCTTCACCATCCCATCGAGATCGAGCCCCTCTTCCGCGGAAATCCCGGGAATACAGACCAACTGCAACAGCAGGGTGAAAACCATGAAGAGCCGAAGCCTCATTACGTATCCTCCATTGGCATGGTTCGATGACCGCTCTGTCGTCCGAGCGAAATGCCTTGCGCGATGATACCATGAAGGTTGAGGGAGTCCATTGCCGGGAAGTATTCTGTCCCGCAACGAAAGGAGTATCTGCATGAAAAAGCGGATCGGGATCTGGGTTGACCGGCGGAGGGCCATCATCGTGACGGTCGGGCAGGGGGAGGAGCTGGTGCGGGTCGTCACCTCGCCGCTCGAGGGAGCCGGCGCGCCGAAGGGCCGCTCCCAGCATGGACAGCACGATATCGTGGCCGACGCGGCTCAGTTGAACCAGGAAACGATATATTTGAAGAAATATTATAACGAGATCGTCGACCAGGTGAAGGACGCCGACTATCTGATGCTCATGGGGCCGGGCGAAGCCAGGGTCGAGCTGCGCAACGCCCTCGAACAGCGGTCGCTCGGCTACAAGATTCTCGAAGTGAAGCCCGCCGAAAAAATGACCGACCGCGAGGCCATGCTCGCCGTGCGCGACTACTACGCCGGCCATCAGCTGCCCTGACACACCGAACGGCCGGGCCTCCGTAAAAAATACCAATGTCTATGTAGGGGCGGGTCTCAGCCCCGCCCCTGCGGTCATTTTTGAAACTTGTAGCTATTTGATTGAAGGTGTGGTAACCTTGATACATCACATGATGCGTTTTCAAGCGTTCGTGTGAATGGCCGGAACGAACCGGCCCGCGAAGAGGTCTGACGATCCTTCGCATCCATGGGGCCATCATGGCCCGGACGGCGGCCTGACCGGCGCATCCACCGTTTCTCCCCCTCCGCCGGAGGAGCCGGCGCAATCACGCTTTTGCGGCGCCGGGAAAGGGTTCCATTTATTTCCATGTCTCAGAATTATTCACGCAACAATTTTTCCTCGACCACGACGCACCGCACGAACGACGTTCGCAACCACCAGCCCCGACACCGGGACAACACCGGCCGCCAGCCGGCCGGCCAGGGCCTGCCCACCCGGGCTGAAACGCCGACCGCTTCGCCGACGGCTTCCGTTGCGACTCCCGTCGTGACCGAGTTCGCCGGGTTCGGCCTGTTCCCGGCCCTGAACCAGGGTCTCAAGGACCTCGGCTTCGCGCGTCCGACGCCGATCCAGGCCCAGTCTATTCCGCCGGCCCTGCTGGGCCGCGACGTGCTGGCCTGCGCCATGACGGGAAGCGGCAAAACGGCGGCGTTCATGCTGCCGATCCTGAACCGGCTCCTGCAGGGCGGCGCCGGCCGCACTCGTGCGCTCGTTCTCTCTCCCACCCGCGAGCTGGCCGCCCAGATCGCCGAGCACGCCTCCGAGCTGGCCCGGCATACGGCGCTCCGCATCACGCCCGTCTTCGGCGGCGTCGGCATGGGGCCCCAGCAGGCCGCCTTCGAGCGTGGCGACGAGGTCATCGTCGCCACGCCCGGCCGGCTGCTCGACCATTTTCAGTATGACTACGCGAAGCTCGCCGATCTGAACGTGCTCGTTCTCGACGAGGCCGATCGTATGCTCGACATGGGTTTTCTGCCCGACATCCGGCGCGTGCTGCGGCATCTGCCGGCCACGCCGCGCCAGACGCTGTTCTTCTCGGCCACGATGCCCGCCCCGATCGCCGAGTTGTCGCGCGAGATGCTGAAAAATCCCGTCGCGATCGACATCGAACGGCCCTCGAAGCCCGCGACCGGCATTTCCCAGACCGTCTACCCGGTTTCCTCTGAGCTGAAGTCGAAACTCCTCCTCAAACTGCTCGAAGATCCGAACATCAAAAACGTGCTCGCGTTTACCCGCACCAAGCACCGGGCGAATCGGCTGGCCGACTTCCTCGACAGGAACGGCGTCCCCTGCGCCCGCATCCACGGCAACCGCAGCCAGCAGCAGCGCACCGAGGCTCTCGCCGGATTCAAGAACGGCGAATACCGGGTGCTCGTCGCCACCGACATCGCGGCCCGCGGCATCGACATCGAAGCCCTCTCCCATGTCGTGAACTTCGACGTGCCGCACATCGTCGAGGATTACATCCACCGCATCGGCCGCACGGCCCGCGCCTCAATGGTCGGCGACGCCTGGACGCTGGTCGCCCCCGACGAGGAAAACGACCTCCGTCAGATCGAGCGGCATCTCGCCAAGCGCCTGCCCCGGGCGACGCTCGCCGAGTTCGATTACACCCAGAAGACGAACGAACGGCTGGAAATTCCGCTTGCCGAGCGTATCGCCGCGATCCGGGCCCGCAAGTCCGAGGAGCGTGCCCGCGCCAGGGCCAAGGCCGAGGCGAAGAATGCCCGCATTCTCGCCGAGGAAACCCGCCGGCTCGAGAAGGAGGCGGCCCGCGCAGCTGCCGCTTCACGCCAGCGAATCCAGGCCCCCGCCCGCCGGCCGGCCCAGACCGGGAATCGCGGTCAGTCCCAGGCGGGATGCCAGTCCCGCCCGGCTCCCCGGACGCCGGCCCCCTGGCACGCCGATGACGATCGTGCCGCACCCCGCCGCCGATAACCGATAGCAGTCCCCTGGACGCAGAGGCGCATCACGATGCGCCTCTGTTGCTTTATACGGGAAAACATCTTGACAGGAGAACGAATGTACTCTATATTTGAATTAGAGAACGAACGTTCACCGAGGTGATGGAAATGACGCCAAAGGCCAATGATGGGGCATACCTGAAACGCCTCCAGGATTATTATGCGCGCTTCCGGGGGTTGCCGTCGTATAACCGGTTGAGCGAGCTGCTGGGGCTGGCTTCGCGGTCAGCGGTCAGTAAAGTGCTTCAGCGGCTGAGGCAGGCGGGGTATCTCGAACGCACCCCTGATGACGTCTGGGTGCCGGCGGCGCGGTTCTTCGAGCGGCCCGTGGCCGATGCGTCGGTGCCGGCTGGCCGGCCCGTCTCGATCGCCGAGGCAGGGACCGCGCCGTTCGCGATCGATCAGTATCTGGTGGCGACGCCATCGCGCACCGTCCTGGTGCCTGTTCGGGGCGACTCGATGATCGAGGCTGGCATCTGCGAGGGGGACGTGGCCGTGGTCGAGTGCGAGGCCCGGGCGGCGCCCGGCGACATCGTCGTGGCGGTCGTCGACGGCGAATACACGCTGAAAACGCTCGAGCGCGAAGCTGACCGGTACGTTCTGAAGCCCGCTAACGCCCGGTACGAAACGATCCGCCCGAAGGGACGCCTCGAAATCTTCGGCGTCGTCGTCGGCCTCGTCCGCAAATATCGCAAATAGCCCCAAGCCGGCTGTTTGCCTGGCGGGGCTGGTTTCAAACCCGCCCCGGCGCGAGGCCGGCAAGAAGAAAAGGCTGTGACTGACATGCGGGAAAACCTGAGGATGGTCGAAAACCCTTGGTATACGGGGGAAGTCGCACCTGCCGGAGGGCTGCTCGCGCGGCCGGTGCCGGCGGGTTTTCCATCCCCTGCCGATGATTACGTCGAGGCGCGCATCAGCCTCGACGAGCACCTGGTACGGCATCGCGAGGCGACGTTCTTTCTGCGGGTCGAGGGCGACTCGATGCGGAATCTCGGCATTTTCGACGGCGATCTCCTGGTGGTCGACCGGGCGCTGGTTCCCGTCGACGGAAGCGTGGTCATCGCCGTGGTCGACGGGGCGTTCACCGTCAAACAGCTGTATCGCACGGCCGGCGGCGGCGCGATTCTCAAGGCGGCGAACCCGGCGTATGCCGATATCGCGGTCTCCGCAGATTCCGAACTCGTCGTCTGGGGGGTGGTCAGATGGGCGATTCACCGGGTGTGGCCATGGAACGACGATCCATCGCGCTGATCGACGCGAACAATTTCTACGTCTCCTGCGAGCGGGTGTTCCGACCCGATCTCGAGGGGCGGCCGGTGGTCGTGCTGTCGAACAACGACGGCTGCATCGTGTCGCGATCGGCCGAGGCGAAGGCGATCGGCGTGCCGATGGGCGCGCCGTGGCATCAACAGAGCGTTCTGGCGCGCGAGCACGGCATCATCGCGTTGTCGAGCAATTACGCCCTGTATGCCGACATGTCGAACCGGTTCATGCGGCTGCTGGCTCGATTCAGTCCCCGCCAGGAAGTCTACTCGATCGACGAGTGTTTTCTCGACCTTGGCGACGTTCGGGGCCAACCGGCCGGTGAGGCGGTGCGGGTGGGGCATCGCATCCTCTCGCTGATACGGCGCCAGGTGGGACTGCCGGTGTGCGTCGGCGTCGGGCCGACCAAGACGCTGGCGAAGCTCGCCAACCGCATCGCCAAAAAGTTTCCCGAATGGCGGGGCGTCTGCGATCTTGGCCCGATGCCCGACGACGAGCGCGATGGGCTGATGGCGCGCGTTCCCGTCGACGACGTCTGGGGCGTCGGGTACAGATTCGCGATCCGGCTTCTCGCGATCGGCATCCGCACGGCTCTCGATCTTCGGCGTGCCGACCAGATTTTCATCAGGTCGCGGTTCAACGTCGTCCTCGCGCGCACGGTGGCCGAACTGAACGGTGTGCCCTGCATTGGCCTCGAAGAGGGGGCACCGCCGAAGCAACAGATCATCTCCTCCCGCTCCTTCGGGGTGCCGATTCGAGACGTTGTTTCTCTCGAAGAGTCGATCGTGGCCTACACGACGCGGGCGGCCGAAAAACTGCGCCGCCAGGCATCGGTGGCCGGCCTGGTGACGGTGTTCCTGACGACGAACCGGTTCCATGAGAGCGAAGAGCAGTATCATGCATCGCATACCGTCGCCCTGCCCGAGCCTTCCGACGATACCCGTCGGCTGGCGGCCGCGGCGGTCGGGGCGTTGCGGGCCATCTACAGGCCGGGGTTCGCCTATCACAAGACCGGCATCTTCCTTGGCGAGATTCACGGCCGCGACATCCGCCAGCCGCCTCTGTTCTTCTCGACCACAGACGCCGAGCGCGAACGGGGCCGCGCCCTCATGACGGCGATCGACGCGGTGAACGCCGCATACGGCCGAGGTGCCGTCCGGTTCCTGGGCGAAGGGACCTCCAGACCATGGAAACTCCGGTCGCAGTTCCGCTCGCCGAAGTATACGACCAGCCTCGCGGATATTCCGGTCGCACGGGCGGCCTGACGCGAAATACAGAAAAATTTCATTGTAGCTGCCAATATGATATACTGAACTCCACACCCCCCCTGCAAAGGGATGAAAAGTGAGCAGGAGCGTGAGAACGGACACCCCCGAACCCGGGCAATGCGCGCGGGCACTCGAGGCCAGCGAGGCGAAATATCGTACGCTTTTCGAGACGATCCGCGATGCGGCGTTCGTCGCCGACGGTACGACGGGCAGGATTCTCGAGGCAAACCGCCAGGCACAGAACATGCTGGGCTGGTCTCTCGATGAGTTCCGTACGAAAACATATCTTGACGTCCTGGTTCCCGCCTCGCGAGAAGAAGGAAAACGCCTGTTCGAGCTCGACAACGAGGAAATAGCCGGAAAGACCTACGAGCTGACCCTTCAGCATCGCGACGGGACATCCGTTCCGGTTCAAGGTTCGACGATGCTGTATATCGACGAAGCCGGCCGACGCCTGTCGTTCGGGGTTTTTCACGACCTGCGGGAACGGCGGAGCAAGGAGGCCGCTCTTCATCGCGAGGAGGCCCGTCTCGAGGCTGTTCTGAAACTGAACCAGATGCCGGCCATGAGGTTCGACGCCCTTGCCGAGTTCGCCCTCGAGGAAGCCGTGCGACTGACATTCAGTACCTACGGATTTCTCGCGCTGCTGAGCGCCGACGGCGCCACGGCCTCTCTGTACTGCCTCTCGAAATCCGCCCTGCGCGACTGCCGGATGCCGGTTTTGCCGACGCAGCTGAACGTGAAAATGTCCGGTGTCAGGGCCGAGGCGATCCGTCTGCGCAAACCCATGCTGCTGAACGGTCTTCCCGGCGACGGAACCGGAGACCTCTCGATTCCGGAGGGCCATGTCCCGATCAATCGCCTTCTCCTGGTGCCGATTCTCGATCGCGAGAATGTCGTCCTGCTCGCCGGCGCGGCGAACAAGGAAACCCCGTACGACGATTCCGACGTGAGGCAGCTGACGCTGCTGATGTCCGAGTTGTGGTGCGTGTATACCCGCAGGAAGGCCGAGGAGGAAGGACGGCAGCTCGAGAGCCAGATGAAACACGTGCAGAAGCTCGAAAGCCTGGGCGTTCTCGCGGGCGGCATCGCGCACGATTTCAATAATATATTGATGGCAATATTAGGGCACGTCGACCTGGTCAGGATGTCTCTGCCGTCCGAGCACGAGATACAGGGGCACCTCGAGCCGATCGTCACGGCGTCGAAGCGCGCCGCCGAGCTGTGCCGGCAGATGCTTGCCTACGCCGGCAAGAGCTACACCGAGCGAAAGAAACTCCAGCTGAACGACCTGATCCGGGAAATGTCGAAGATCATCGAGGTCAGTGTCTCGAAAAAGGCCGTGGTCGATTGCAGACTCGGAGACGGCCTTCCCGAGATTGAAGCCGATCCGGCGCAGGTGCGTCAGGTGTTGCTGAACCTCCTGACGAACGCGTCCGAATCGCTCGAGAACAAGCCAGGAACGATCATCATCCAGACAAAGGAGATGGAGTGCGACCAGGCGTTTCTTGCAGGCATATCCCTCGAAAAAAATGCACGGGAGGGCCGCTACGTCGCCCTGGAGATATCCGACACCGGCTGCGGCATGGATCCGTCGATCCAGGAGCGCATGTTCGACCCGTTCTTCACGACCAAGTTTACGGGGCGCGGCCTGGGCCTGGCGGCCGTCCTCGGCATCGTGCGGGGCCATCACGGCGCGATACGCGTCTACAGCAAGCCGGGCAACGGGACGACGTTTTGCGTCTTCTTTCCCGCCGTGGGTCACGGCGCTCCCGCCCCGCGGCCGAAGTGCGATATTTCGGCGTGGCGCAGCACGGGGACGATCCTGCTGGCAGACGACGAGGCCGAGATCCGCAGCGTGGCCTCGATGATGCTGTCGTATTACGGTTTCAAGGTCATCACCGCGAAAGACGGCAGGGAGGCGGTCGAGCTCTGCAGACGACATGGCGCCGAGCTGACCGCCGTGATGCTGGATCTGACGATGCCTCACCTCGACGGATACGAAGTGCATCTCCAGGTGAAAAATCAGTTTCCCCGGCTGCCGGTCATCCTGATGAGCGGCTACACCGAGGGCGAGAGCACCAGGCAGTTCGCGGACGACGGCCTGGCAGGCTTCCTCCAGAAACCCTTCGAGATCCGCTCCCTGGGGGAAAAACTCCGATCGATCCTGGAACCCTGACCGGTACCGGAACGACACCGGGATATCGTGTCTGACAGTGTCTCCAAGCCATGGGCCATTGCACGATGACTGACGCATCGAAGCGGACGATCATGCATATCGACATGGACGCGTTCTATGCGTCGGTCGAACAGCTCGACTGCCCGGAAATCCGCGGCAAGCCGATCGTCGTGGGCGGCACCCATCGCAGCGTCGTTTCGGCGGCTTCCTACGAAGCCCGGAAGTTCGGCATCCATTCGGCGATGCCGATGACCCAGGCGCTGAGGCTTTGCCCGCACGCGATCGTGCGGCCGGTCCGCATGTCGCGGTACCAGCAGATATCGGGCACGATCATGGCGTTTCTCGAGACGCTTTCGCTGCTCGTCGAACCGATGTCGTGCGATGAGGCGTATGTCGACATCACCGGCACCGAGCGGCTGTTCGGTCCCCCGGAGAAGCTCGCGATGCATGCCAAGGCGCGCATTCGCGAGTTGACCGGCGGCCTGACCTGCTCGGCCGGCATCGCCCCGGTCCGGTTTCTCGCAAAAATAGCATCTGATATGCGAAAGCCGGACGGCCTCGTGGTGATCGAACCGGACCAGGTCGTGGGGGTTCTCACGCCGCTTCCGATCGGCAGGCTGCCGGGCGTCGGCAGCCACACGGAGGAGGCGCTGAAGCGGCTCGGCATCCGTACCGTCGGCGACGTTCGGCGATACCCGCTGGAATGGTGGCGGAAACGATCGGGAAGCGGAGGCGTCGGGCTGTGGGAGATGGCGCACGGCATCGACGCCACCCCGGTCGTTCCCGACGGCGAGCCGAAATCGAGCAGCGCCGAGGATACGCTCGACAGCGACACGTTCGATCGCGACGAGCTCGGCCTCTGGATCAGGCGGCAGGCGGAGAGCGTCGCGGAAGACCTTCGGCGGCACGGGTATTTCGGCCGGACGGTTCGGCTCAAGATCAAATTTTCGGATTTCACGCAGATCACCCGCCAGGTCACCCTGCCGGAAGCCTCACAGAGCACGAAGCTGCTGACCGATACCGCCCTGGAGCTTCTTGCCGCCGAGGAACTGCCGAAGCCGGTACGATTGATCGGCGTGGGCATGGCCCATCTGACACGCGAGCCGCGTCAGCCGACCCTCTTCGGCGATGACGAACTTGCGCGGCTCGAAGCGCTCGATCACGCGGTCGACGCCGTCCGCCAGAAGTTCGGCCGGGCCGCCGTCCGTCGCGGCGGCCGCGAACCGGATGCCGGCGGTTAATCCGCACCGCCTTGGGGAAAATCCGTCTTCAGGTGGCGTCGCGATAGCGGGTGGCGTATGCTTGCGTGAGCACGGCGAATTTCGCTGAAGATGGCGCGATCTGAGCGGTTCGCATTCAATCATCACCCTCCGGGAGGCAATTCATGATCAACAGTCGTCGTTTGCGTGCTTCGAGATGGTTTGTCATTCTGATGGCGGCGGTCCTGGCATGGTCGGGATGCGGGACGGCCGATGCCGCCGATGATCCGCGGCCGGCCGACGTAAAGCAGGTGGCCGCCGGCGTCAATGCCTTGGGCCTGAAACTGCTGTCCAGCCTTTCCGCCGCCGCCCCGGGCAATCTGTTCTTCTCGCCGTTCAGCATTCACATTGCCTTCGCCATGCCGTTCGCCGGCGCTGCTGGCGAGACTCGTGCGGAGCTGGCGAAGACGTTCGCGTATCCGGTCGACGGCCAGGGAGCGCTTGCCGGCTTGTACGGCGATTTCATAAGGAGTTTTCCGGGATTCGGCGGCACGCCCGCTCCCGCCGATTACAAGCTGTCGGTGGCGAACGCCATCTGGGCCCA
The window above is part of the Candidatus Ozemobacteraceae bacterium genome. Proteins encoded here:
- the umuD gene encoding translesion error-prone DNA polymerase V autoproteolytic subunit; translation: MVENPWYTGEVAPAGGLLARPVPAGFPSPADDYVEARISLDEHLVRHREATFFLRVEGDSMRNLGIFDGDLLVVDRALVPVDGSVVIAVVDGAFTVKQLYRTAGGGAILKAANPAYADIAVSADSELVVWGVVRWAIHRVWPWNDDPSR
- a CDS encoding HD domain-containing protein, whose amino-acid sequence is MGEFVKALAFAAGKHRNQRRKDAEASPYINHPIALADILVNEGGVTDGVVLCAAVLHDTIEDTKTTVEELKEQFGHRVTSIVLEVTDDKSLDKDVRKQKQIEHAPHISREAKLVKLADKICNLRDILASPPAGWPPERKQKYFEWAANVVAGLRGVHPGLEAVFDGLLARRNELG
- a CDS encoding Y-family DNA polymerase, whose translation is MERRSIALIDANNFYVSCERVFRPDLEGRPVVVLSNNDGCIVSRSAEAKAIGVPMGAPWHQQSVLAREHGIIALSSNYALYADMSNRFMRLLARFSPRQEVYSIDECFLDLGDVRGQPAGEAVRVGHRILSLIRRQVGLPVCVGVGPTKTLAKLANRIAKKFPEWRGVCDLGPMPDDERDGLMARVPVDDVWGVGYRFAIRLLAIGIRTALDLRRADQIFIRSRFNVVLARTVAELNGVPCIGLEEGAPPKQQIISSRSFGVPIRDVVSLEESIVAYTTRAAEKLRRQASVAGLVTVFLTTNRFHESEEQYHASHTVALPEPSDDTRRLAAAAVGALRAIYRPGFAYHKTGIFLGEIHGRDIRQPPLFFSTTDAERERGRALMTAIDAVNAAYGRGAVRFLGEGTSRPWKLRSQFRSPKYTTSLADIPVARAA
- a CDS encoding ankyrin repeat domain-containing protein; amino-acid sequence: MEGSPKPNSDPEKDLFARDERGRTPLFRAAEQGLKKEVEEMLDSLRGTGFCPPRLGLIEIRDADGFTAADAAERNGHAEIAKLLRTEAARMEFFE
- a CDS encoding DEAD/DEAH box helicase, whose product is MSQNYSRNNFSSTTTHRTNDVRNHQPRHRDNTGRQPAGQGLPTRAETPTASPTASVATPVVTEFAGFGLFPALNQGLKDLGFARPTPIQAQSIPPALLGRDVLACAMTGSGKTAAFMLPILNRLLQGGAGRTRALVLSPTRELAAQIAEHASELARHTALRITPVFGGVGMGPQQAAFERGDEVIVATPGRLLDHFQYDYAKLADLNVLVLDEADRMLDMGFLPDIRRVLRHLPATPRQTLFFSATMPAPIAELSREMLKNPVAIDIERPSKPATGISQTVYPVSSELKSKLLLKLLEDPNIKNVLAFTRTKHRANRLADFLDRNGVPCARIHGNRSQQQRTEALAGFKNGEYRVLVATDIAARGIDIEALSHVVNFDVPHIVEDYIHRIGRTARASMVGDAWTLVAPDEENDLRQIERHLAKRLPRATLAEFDYTQKTNERLEIPLAERIAAIRARKSEERARARAKAEAKNARILAEETRRLEKEAARAAAASRQRIQAPARRPAQTGNRGQSQAGCQSRPAPRTPAPWHADDDRAAPRRR
- a CDS encoding S24 family peptidase gives rise to the protein MTPKANDGAYLKRLQDYYARFRGLPSYNRLSELLGLASRSAVSKVLQRLRQAGYLERTPDDVWVPAARFFERPVADASVPAGRPVSIAEAGTAPFAIDQYLVATPSRTVLVPVRGDSMIEAGICEGDVAVVECEARAAPGDIVVAVVDGEYTLKTLEREADRYVLKPANARYETIRPKGRLEIFGVVVGLVRKYRK